The nucleotide sequence AAACTGTCGTCAGGTCGGAGTTGCCCAGGTTGCTCTGAAGACTGAGGGTCAATTTCCATGCTGCTCCCTTGGCTGCTCTTCCCGCTGCTGCTGGTGGACGGCTCTTTCACAATAATTGTGGGGATTGGAATAGAGCAGGTCTTTTCTGGACTATCTTCAACATTGGATTGTTTAACTAGCATCCCCTTCCGCCTCGCTGGTTTGGCCGGTACGTAAACTGCTTTGCTTGCAATCTTCCCAACCTCGGAATATGGGTTTTCAGGCATCTGACCTCTCTTGTTCCTGAAATTTGCCTGAGCTGTGGCACTCCGACTGTACAGGTCCTCAGAGTCCAGAGAATAGCGGTCCAGTTCTCGTCTGTAATAGATCCCTTTGTCCCTTATCATTGTTCCCACATTTTCAGGTCTAACCAAAGAAATTTTTGCACCTGAATTCTGATTAAATGGAGGTTTGATAGTTCCATAGCTCCTTGACGTTGGGGATTTGGGAGCGTTGTACAGAGAGGGAGAAGGTGGTGGTGGCGAAGGGGGTAAGGACTGCGGTGGCGGAGGGATATCTTCAGAGGTGTCAGGCATTGAAAGACTTCTGGTAAACTTCAGCATAGGAGGAGCCAAAAACTGCCGCTCTTCCTCTGTTATACCTAAAAATCAGAAAGCGTATTAAAACACCGCCTTCCCCTGGAATCCCTCATATTGTACCATCTCTGTAACCAGCCTAAAATGCTAGAGTTTAATTCACACGGCATGAGGCCCATATGAAATTACAAAAATGGCCTTTCGCCTCATTCAAAcaataagtatttttcttattgaATTTCCAGAGACCAGATGCCAGAATTAAAAAGGATGCTACagaattttaattaaactgaTCATTGATGTGTAGGCAAACGTTTTGGTTTTATGTATCATCAAGGTAGCTGTAGAGaagcacattttcttccaaaattgtTGAGCAGGGAAGGCATTCTGAGCAAAACAGTAGCTTATGCCTGGCTCTAGCAATTTccaaatgcataaaataatgCAACTTAGAAACCTAATGAATTTTTAAGATGCACTGAAACTTAGCAAAGGGACTGAGAAGAtcctactgggaaaaaaatcatacaggtttatttcaaaagatgaCATTACATTATTACAAATATGGCTTTTATCATAAATAAACTTGATAATGGGAGAATTTAAATGGCCAATTTTACATCAGTGTAATGTGTTTCTAAATTGAGAAATATCACTACTAAGATTACCAAGAACAAAAGAAGTTCAAATTtagttttgctctttttctctcttttgtttaaTCATTTATTGACAACAATTCTTTGGAATGAAAAGGAGGTGATTTTTATTCCCTTTGATCAATAAGGATTACTTTGTAAATTACTACACAGCATTACAATGCTTTTGTCTCAACAGCAAACTAAAAGCGAATAACATTTTGCCCTAGCTAATGCACAGCAACAGAattgtactgtttttttcttctccttctcacTATTATTTCTGGTTGGAGGGACTATTTCAAGGAAAGGAATTAAATTAGAATTCCATAATACTTGCCCACAGCCATTAAAGCAGTATGtggaaattaaacaaaaacttCTTATTCCTGGAACTttgtataaagaaaaaatgaaatcattcaCTGAAGTAAAGACGTTAGAGAATTATGCTTCAAGAAAGTACAAAAAGAGGTGAATTACTAAAAAATTGCTAAAAGAAATTACTAACAGAGGTGAACAATGCATAAATGAACTATGCATGAGAAACATTTTACCTATAGATTTTTGTCTTCTCATTGTACCCCGAGGTATACCCAGAAAAGGACCTTGAGGACTCCCTGGTACAGTGGGCGTCATCACAGCAATACCCTGTCTCTCATACATGGActataaaaaaagcaaacaaaagaaccCACAAGCATTAAAGAATGCAAAAGTTTCTCCCACAGGTAAATAACTCTTCGGTCACATCATATAGTCTACTACCTACCCCTCTTAGAATTCTTATGGAGAACAGcaaattcattattttgagAAGGATctgaagaggaagggaaggctgGGATTTGCTTATATGTTAATAAAATGACAACAGCTGTAAGTAGACTTAGGTGAAATTATTCACAAGGCAATATGTTAAATTTACAGCACATTCTGTGTGCTGTGAGAAAAAGGAAGCCTGAGcaactgtatttcatttcactcACTTCCAAAACATTGCCAAACACTGCACAGGTATTAATGCTCACTTTGCACCAAGCTGTATGCTCTTCTCACTAGGGAGTGAGGGACCTACTCTTTGCACAGACAGTGCCTTGCACAAGGTTACACAGGAAGACAGATTCTCAACTAGGAACTGTGGAATGCCTCCTGAAACCCAATGCACTCAACTGCCCTTTCACATAGGTTATCACACAACTATTTGTTTTCTGCCATGAAGCAGTCTCTATCTCCTTCCTTCCTAAGCTACTGAGAACAGCAAAGCGCTTGTATCAGAACTGAAGCTGTTTCAGAGGGGTGGGCAATGGAAAAATGCAACTAAATTGCagtaaaaacattattttttcacacATAAAgttctgcaaaagcaaattttacAATTGAGGAATCCAATTTCAGAGCTctggaaattaaatttttaatacatacTACAGTATTAATGTCAATTCTTCCCTTACAAATCATCACATATTATTTCATCAAGATATTATATATGCCATTaggaacaataaaaaaaatgaaccgGTAGAAACCTTCACGTTAGCAGAAATTGTGTGTCTGCACTAATTCTGGCACTGAAACTGCATTAACATACTTCGATTTTCAGTGATGCTTTTTAGTTTGGCCTTAGTTTTGTACTGACACTTTCAAGTTAGAACTTACTGTTATCTCACTGGCTGACATTACAGGCAGAGTAAGGTCACATACTTCTGTTTCAATAACACCGAGATAGCAATGTTGTTGAAGTGACAATCTCAGAGTACATATAAGAATATAAAGACAAAAGGTTTTAAGAGCTCAGAGGCTCTTCtgttaaatgaaatattatCAGAAATACAGAGTAGATCAAGGCTACAAGGTAATAAAATCAGCATGAGCACATAAACcatcattttaaattcatttctattGTGATTCGAACTTTGTACACTAGCAAAGTACTTCTTCCAAACAGTTTCAgaattgaacacagtacttcaTAGCTACCACTCACATTCATATCTGTAGCAGAGGGAAAACATCTACTAGAAGGCCGCTGTTTAATAGTTGCCACTCTTGAATCCACAGTTGCATTGTCTGCAATTCTTGATGGCTTGGAAACTGGTACTATTTCATCCACCTTATCTGTAATATAAAAgtattcagtaaaataaatatcatttgTCCAAAACCTGAAAAATTAAGTATTGCAAGGTCAAAGGAAGagatttacttttcaaaaaaatgcaaagaaaaaggtttttttttttttttggcattttaacAAGGCAATGCTTGAGCATCATAAGTCGTGCAAGCCGAGCACTTTTTATTGCTGCTACATAACATGCATGCTTTAGTTTTAAGCCTGCATGCATTTAATGTTTACTTAGTGTGACTCGAAAAACAATCCTCTTCTTCAAACCTTCAAAATGTGAAGGGACAATATCTAtatagaaatggaaagaagacCTTTAGAAATAATGTATCTGTAAAGAACTGTTTCAAATAGAGATAAGCAGACTGTACTTAGTCATCAGAATTTCAGAGATATTTTGGACAATAACAAGTACTCCAGAAGTGCTCTTTTATGCCTATTCTCCTCAATTAATCATATTGAATCTATACATGATTTTGGATTATTAGATTAGCATTACAAGCAACTGCATcattctttaaaagaaacttttagataggttttttttaaaaaaattatttatttattttttttaactttgggAATGTATTTGGTTGTGGTCAGAAACAGACCAAACAGGCAAAGTCCAAATCAGAATGAGAACTTCAACATTTGGATTTGGGATCCTGATCTACTGTATGGCACGATGATAAAATACAGGGAAAACTTTAACTGAGATCTTCTGAACTTTAGAGCTTTTGCTTTAGCCCCAGTTCCAACTACAGTCACAAACAAGATTCACCAGTGTTTAATACATCCCTTAGACTGAGGACCTCAAAGTACCGATCAACTAATTATAGCCTTACAGCTCCTTTATCGCCACATCTACTACTACAAAACAAAGGCATGGAGAAATTAAACGAGTAGCCCAAGCCAGCAGAACAGTTTGATTTTTGAACCTGTGCTAGAGTCCAAATGTAGACCACACCCACAGGTTTCTTTTCTACCCCTTTAATCACATTTGCTTcccaaagaaaaaagcagactGCATTATATTGACTATTCTGTACTTAATAATCATGTTAATTTAGTGTCTTTTCCTTTGAAGCTTCACCAGAATAGAGATTAGTTATATTGCCTGTAGTATTTATGTAAATGGAATACCTTAGCCTGGCTACTAGGCTTCCACAATGTCAGCAGGAGCAACGTTATTTTTTAGTAGTTAGATCCATCTTCCAAATgttagatttttatttcagcagaaaaggaTAGCTACTCCATAAGGCTATTacagactgaaataaaaaagcaggcTTTTGGCAGTCTACAGATGATGCTACTACGCAAAGTATCAGATTTAGGGATTTAAGCTTTACCTCTCACTGGAGAGCAGCATACTCGGGGCCCTGGATATGGATGGGAATaaggcaggaggaaaagagTTTTTGATCCCTCTAAACAGTAGATCTTGGCAGATGTGGGGATGACATTTTAAATGGgagaagaagagagggaagaactTTTAGCCCTCTGGTTAGAAAGAAGGTTGTCCTAGAAGTGGATATTTTAGTGTCACAGAGGGTCAGGGAGcaggcaggaaaggaaagattGAGGAGAATCAGAACACTTGAAAACTTTCTCACAAGAACGGTGTTGCTGTTTTGGTTCAATTGAAGttatcatttgatttttttttccctatcggtctgctttatttttgagtgTTTTAAATCATCCAGTgataggaagaaaggaaaagattcttAAAACCATCACAtgtattcaaaaataaaataaacttcaaGTCACATTTCATAAGACTTTGTAATACAAACTTTgtactttgaaaagaaaaatatctgcactTCTGCTCAGCAAAAGGCAACATAAAGCAATGGTGTCACCATTAACATTTGACCTATACAGTAAAAATATGGCTAGACTGTAAAATTGTACTCAGGGGATCTATCACCAAGAGCTTCAAGGGTGGAGAGATTTCACGTTAAGTCTCTCCTACCCTTTTTATCATCCCAGAAGGCCCAAAAACTGGTCTTTGGGatagagagaaaaggaagtttGGGAAAATGAAGCATTAGGTACTCAAAATCtgtaaataagaaatataaatataccGTGTATGAGCGGATCCCCTTTACTTTAACAGACACATGTAACCATATACCCATTCAGACAACAAAAAGCTACAGGGAAAGAGTGATGAGGCTATGACAGACACttgaaaagcatgaaaatatttgtttgggGATGAAACATACATACTCTCCAACTGCACTGATTTTGCTAGACAATACTACAAGTCAGATCTTCATTTTAGATCTGACCAAAATATCAGTTGGTACCAATTATTAATACCATCTACtatttccagctgaaataaCTTTATTCTGTGTGAGTTTATTGCAGGTTTCTTGTCTTTGGACAGTTTCTCAGTCATTCTCACCCTACTACTGCTCCCATTCAAGTGGCTTTGTGCCTTTCCACATCTAGCTAAAGCACTGAGAAATGGGAGAGATCAGGTGACAGCTTAAGCTGCTTTGCAAGGAACTCATTAGGGGTTCCTCACGCAGTTTTtccaacagcagcactgctgcatctgcgcagcttcttctttttctctactgTCTTTGATCCGAATGCAAAGGTAGAACAGAAGGTAACCTTTTAAAACTACAGTGGAATGTGATTTATTCTAAATGGCAGCAGCTACATGGCGGGTCCTGCAGAGTACGTCAAAATCTTAGCATCTGACCACACTACTGCAACACACtttgaaagtgaaaatactatgtaaaataaaaacattctcaCTGTGTTATCAGACGTACGTTAATTAGGCCAAGAAAATTAACTGGCTAATTTGTATTCAGCTTCGTTCAAACTCATCCCAAAGAAATAAGATATAAGCATATTGGGACAAACTTCCACTTGTCTTTGCCTTTAGCTTGGCTGTTCATATCCACAGTACCAGTGTGCAAACCATGTATGTACCAGAAACACATCTTCAAAAGGCCGCACATACTGGAACAATTTGTCAAGCTCACTAACGGATTTCTCTCCCAACCTTCTTGTGATCTTAAATACTCGGCAGCATGTGTTTCTTGTATCAACGAGAGGGGAATCTTACAAGCTTGTATTGGAAATTCTCTGAGGAGACATTTACAAACAGCTTTAACAAAAGAGATATAAAAAAAGCCATAAGAAGGGGTGCCAAAATTTGCACCTTGTGGCTGAAGAAGCACGCCTCCAATGGTAGTCTCAGAGGGAACGCAGCTGGATGTAGgtggaagggaagaaatattCTCTACTGCAAAGAGCCTACAGTGGAGGTTGGCCATGCCAGCTGCATTTCATCATTAAACCGTTCATTTAGCAAAGTACAGCCACAAgcacgcacgcacacacacgtATAAGGGAGCAATCTGTGGCTGACTGGTAGAATAACAAAATGTTgtatctgctttattttgattAACTTGAGTCtcagagaaagacaagaaagaagaggcTATGGCTCACTGGACAGAGAGAGCACCACTCAGCTGTATTCACAGAAGAGGATTTTTAGGCCTACAATTACTTTCTAGTATTTGCCAAAGGAGGAATTCATCACTGCTTTGCCATAGAAACTCTTCTGAATCTTTACAAAACGTTACAATGGTATGCGGAGAGTCAAACACAGGAGCCATGCTACACCTGTGATCATTAGTTACCACGCTCAAGGGACTCCTGGCAACAGCATCCTTCCAGAGAACTGTCAGGGATACCACATGGATAAGCCAGTCTGATGCCTCTGCATGCATATAGCAATTTGAGTGCCACTATATTAAATTCCCCCGAGAGAGGCAGCACCAacagatataaaataatttattgcaaaGTGCATTTCCATCTGCCCTGTGGGTTACCAATTGCACCCATGTTCTACTCAGGGTGCCAGCCCTCAGGAAATTAGATGGCCTAAAGGCACAGAAAGTAGTTGCATTTTATCAGCATATAGGTCATCTCTGATGAAAAGCTCTTAATCACAGACATAGTAGCACAATACCCAACAGCGTGTCACGACTTTTACATTCTCAAGAGGTCTGGCTGCTAGgcaagttgctttttttttttcttttcattttttcttaaataattaatatCTGTGATAATTACAGGGGACAGTCTCCTCCTAGTAGGTTTGGTGCAGGAGATGGCTCTTATCCCCAAGAACACATTGCTTAGTGACTCCTGTTTCAAATCCCCAGACTCTCTCAGAGGAAAAAGTATAATGCTGCCCATCCAACCACCAGATCCATCATAAAAGGAACTTTGAAAATGAGAGTCAGGTGCCTAGATAGATCTGGTGGCACATTACTATACAAGCCTCAAAAGATAAATATGAGGTATGATCCTGGCAACATTACTTCTAATACGACATAGCCAAGACACGTGGATTAGCTCCACCGAGGGTCTTAGAAAGTGAGCTTGTCAGACCCACAGAGGATAAGAATGATCATGGTCCAGTACAGGCTAACCCCAACACCTCAGGCTGGCATGCCAGAAACACCAGGCAAAGACTGATCGAACACAGTTTTGGAGGCGAGTATTGCCAAGACCTGTATACTTACCACCAACTCCAGAATGCTTGCTCAGAGGGGATGGGataatggagaaagaaaactcaaaaaacAGCTGCCTCAAGAAATGACTTGTATTtgtaagaaaagcaatgaaTGCCTGGCACAGAGTAAAAAAATGCTTGTATGAAGTTAAAGTGAAAGAACAGAGGCAAATGTTCTTCAAATACCAGCAGCACACATTGTTAACAGTGCAAATATAAACTACAAAATGTTAGACTAATCTAGTTAGCCAGAATACAATGTTAGCCAATGTAGGAAATGGTTGAGTTCTGCCACTGATGGCCTTATGGCTAAGAATTAAAAGGACaggcacattaaaaaaaaccctaaaaatcCTACGGtgtggttattttttcttccctcccccttTTGCCTGGCGTGTAGGCATGGGCAACGAGGCCCTCTCGGTTATGGCTCTCTGCAGCCGGCCACTGCGACAAGGCAGCGTGGCCTGCGGCGGTTCTCGAGAGTCGCTCGTCCCTTCAGCCCCTGGTAAGCACACAGTGGAGGTTGCCACTGCATCCTCACCAGTCCATGTCGAGGCACAGGTTAACTCGACATGGGGGGTGGCTCTTTGGGAGATGCGTGTTTCAAGGACCTGTGTCCGTGGCTGCTTGAGAAAAGCTAAAATCTCTGACAGGTAGTTATGGATGGCTCTTGTGGAGGTAGCCACAatgcccagctgcagctccatgcGGCCCATGGACTGTGACATGAGACCCATGGACTGTGCATGCTCCCTCTTGATAttttccagcagctgcacaaTCCTACTGTTGGTTTCCATCAACAGCTTCTCTCCCTCTGTTAGCTGGGGCTGCCCTCTCCAACCCCGATCCCTAGGGACAGGCTCAACACCGCGGTGCTCTTCATTCATCTCATCATTGCCCTCCTCCTCAGGAGAGTCACTTTCAAACTGAGGAGTCCTACTGAGTGACTGATCCCCGGGAGATTGTATGTCCATGGTACACTCCGGAGTCCGCGCTGGCGTTTGAAATCCCTCAAAATCCTCCCCAACGTTGCTGTGCGTTTCAGACGAGGACAACGGCCACTGCCAGCTCTCTGTGGTCCTGGCCGGTGAGTCTTCATCAGAGGCAGGCACCGAGGATTCCTGTTCTTCAGCCGGTGTGGACGGTGAGCTCCCTCGGAGACGGCCAGCTTGCCCCGAGGATCCAGGAACCTCCCCATC is from Numida meleagris isolate 19003 breed g44 Domestic line chromosome 6, NumMel1.0, whole genome shotgun sequence and encodes:
- the LOC110401274 gene encoding uncharacterized protein LOC110401274, which codes for MVGFQKEGFLKNSTSQGRDQLPVEVTDVTGEQDGEVPGSSGQAGRLRGSSPSTPAEEQESSVPASDEDSPARTTESWQWPLSSSETHSNVGEDFEGFQTPARTPECTMDIQSPGDQSLSRTPQFESDSPEEEGNDEMNEEHRGVEPVPRDRGWRGQPQLTEGEKLLMETNSRIVQLLENIKREHAQSMGLMSQSMGRMELQLGIVATSTRAIHNYLSEILAFLKQPRTQVLETRISQRATPHVELTCASTWTGEDAVATSTVCLPGAEGTSDSREPPQATLPCRSGRLQRAITERASLPMPTRQAKGGGKKK